TTAGTCTTTTCGACAAGAAAAAGGACATGAAAATCTTTTAAGAGATTAAGAAAAGGTTACATATGATGGCATGTTTGAAACAGAGATTTTCTTATCCTACTAAGACTTTCCTGAAATTATTTTGCTACAATTAATAGTGAATAGAACAGTTTCATAATTGTTACCCATCCCACTAGGCTTTTTTCCCCAAGCTTCTTATCTGTAGTTCTCAGACCTGTTATCAACTGTAAAAGAACAACGCCAAAGGAAAAAACATCTGTCTTGGTTGACACTTTCCCACTTGCTGCGTATTCTGGAGCCAAATAGCCAAAAGTCCCAACCACCCTGGTCTCTGATGAGTGATCCGATCCTGCATGTTGTGTTCGTGCCAGCCCAAAATCTCCAAGCTAATATAAGGTGATGCAAGGTTTAGTGTGAAATGTTTTCCAAGAGTTTGTTTTAAGATGAGTATTCTATGTTTTTCAAGAATTTCTTTAAGCTTTACCAGTGGTTCATAGTCGTGGGTTACAAGAATATTGTTTGGTCTCACATCTCTATGGATGATGTTGTTTTCATGCAGATGATCTAAACCTTCAGCAGCTCCAAGAGCTATTTTCATCCTGTGCTCCCAACGCAAAGGTTTGTTTGTGCTATCTGTATCTTTTCGTTAAAGTCAGTACAtcttcccttttcttttttttttgcgagTATACCATGGAAAAAATAAGAAACTTAAACACATGTCTAAGATGGTAATTACCCGAGAGATGTTTGTCAAGTGAACCATTGCAGACAAACTCATAAACAAGTAGTCTGTGACTTCTTTCCGAGCATGATCCAAGTAGCATGACAACATGTTTATGTCTAGCCTTGCTGAGTGCATGAACTTCTGCCTTGAATTCCTTCTCTCCTTGCAAACTTGCATGGTTAAGTTGCTTAACAGCAATATCAAGATCCCCAAGCTTTCCTCTGTAAACAGAACCAAATCCACCTTCAGATAGAAAATTCTCTGGTGAAAATCCGCCAGTAGCTGCTTGGAGGTCAGCATAAGTAAAGTCACTCATCCATCCGAAGTTTGGCCGTCTGTTCATGCAGACTGTACAAATGGAATTCTCAAGTTCTGCTTCAATAGCCCCAGCATGTAGTCCAGTTGTCAATAGTTCTAGCTCCGCAAGGGTATTGCATTTACCATCTTGCGCTTGAGTTCCTACTTTTTTAGCCTTTCTTTGTCTCATTTCTTGATCTTCGAAGATGAAATCTAGAGTTCTTACTTCTGCCATTTTGCTTGGTATGTTTATGTTGCTTTGTTCCTCCTGAAGGAATGAGGAGCAGTCCTTGGGGTTATTAAAACTTGAACTGGAAGCTACTTTTTCCAATGTGAGATGCTCATttgacttggatttggaaaatgAAGTCATTCTTGAAGTATCACTCCATGGCTTTCTTTTATCTGTATATACTCCTTCGTCACCACCCATGACTGTCTTACGAATTGGAGATCCTGAAACAAGAGAAAGAGGTTGGTTTTTCTATGTTCAAATGAATAGATTTGAAAAACGGAATGGTGGATGGTTGATTACTTCTTGGGGAGAACTCATTGCTGAACAGATCGTCTTCATCTGGGCTTCCTGGTACCATCTCATCATATGTTACATTACTGGTCTTGCTTCCTTCAGTATAAGCTTTGTGGTGTCCTCTTACTACTGGTCCTCTTAGCTTTTCAACATTGTTATCACGTTTCATTCTATATATACCACATGAAAGCCTTTCTGTGAAGTATTTCTTATCTTTCTTCATCTGCCTATACCACAAATGACATTGGAAGAAAAAGAAGTCCAGGGGCAGATGGTAAGACACTTTCAGAGTTTCACTATATTTAAATCAATGGTTTAAACACTTCCTTGTATGAACCCTGTGTGACTTTTAGATAGCTATGCCCATAGTTGGGATCTATGCATATAATTCTAAGTGGAGAGAAATATTGATTTATGTGTATCGGTAACAATTAGCTAGGCATACATGCATTGATACAGAGAGAGATGTTGCAGAATAAGAACAAGATAGTTGATGATGTTTGCAGGTCAAATAAAACATTAAATATCCAAGTTCATTTCATTTTACCATCCAGATGCATTTATCACAGATATGATTAGATATATACCTGTCAAGGATTACCCATGCTGCCTTCACATTCCTAGTTTCTTCTACGGCTACCATCTTCGGCGAAGATCCAACTTTAACTTCGACCTCAAATAGAATCTGAGATTTTCATAAACACGAAGTTTTCATTAGAAATCTGCATTTATGGAAGTCTTGGAAACAGTTCAACCATCAGGGACTATGATGGTAAAGCAGATTGAACCCTATATACTGTAGGTTAGCAGGATGCAGCAAGCTAGTAGGAGTCTACTGCACACGGCATACATATCTAGATCGTTTCTTGTGAAGTGAGTTATTCTTAATATCTTGCAGTTTAGGGTATAGAATTAAGTGCCTACCAGGGAAAGAAATTTTAAAGACCCAGACCTTTTGTTCTGCATAGTGATTAGAAATCTTCATCAGCTCCACATTGTTATGGTACTCTTCCTTCTTCCGTGCAACTTCTTCCTCAATAACCTTCCGGTTCGCTCCAAACATCGAACTGGAGTCGACTTTGCTCTTGTATCCCACTGAGGAATAGGAGAAACAAAAGAAATTAACTTCTTTTTAGCAACTAATATAAGTCATATATAAATGAACAGTAGAGATCTGAAATTATTGCTGCAGCTATTCAACCAGTTGTATTTTGCCGTTGTattctttgttgttgtttttcgaACTTCAGTAGTTATGCTCATTTGTGAATAAAAAGAAGAAGCATGGAATCTTACGAAATTTTCCGGCTCTCATGAAAGATAACGTACTAGGGGTATTAACCTGGTGAAGAACTCCAAGAAGAATGAGTCTATCTCCGGGCTTTAGCAACAATCCGTGCTCAGCCCATGTTATTGCACTGAAACTGATATCTCTTGATGCATCCTGGATCACCACCACCGTCTGGGATGTCATGGTCATAATCTTCCTTTTATGGCATGAGATGTTGAAGTTGCAAAGAAACTGAAAACAGGTGAGTATGGAAAATTAAAATCTCTGGAGTTTCTTATAGGCTTTTGCGGGTAATGTTTGATGCAACATTCTCTGGAATCTCTGAGGTGTTAGCTGGAATTTTTCTACTGTTCTTACATGTGCAATTATCTTAGTTGATATTTATAAAACTCAGAACTGAACAGTTCATACCTTAAAAGTATGCTGGGGAGTTAATTTCTATTTCACTTGTTTGGATTTACAGAATTTGACCTTGCAATAATAACTGGATCTCCACTAGACATACAGGGATAACAGATGACAAGGCAACAAAGTTTGTAACTGAGATAGACGCACAGTGGAAGGAATCCGCTAAACCAAGGAAACCAAATAAAAATTCTAGGCTCAATTACAATTACACTTTCGGGTTGGATATCTAAGTTTCTGAAATCAGAGGAAGTATTTTAGCAACTTCATTTATTGATTAACTTGGTATTAGTACAACCTTAAGGGTATGGAAAAATATAAGTAGATTGCATCTTCTTTAAGTTAATCTTTTTTAAAACAACTTGAGTTTTCACAAACTTATATAAAAGGAAATCCTTGGTGATTTTACCAGGACAGGTAGAGATAGAAAGAGAGAGTATGTGAAGGAAgttttggtggtggtgatggtagaTCCAAGTGAACATCTCAGATGCCGGTTCAGCGCATATTCGGATATTTGAAAGTTGGGTCCTCTTAGTTATTTGCTTTTAAGTAGGAAAGTTTATAATTGCTGAGGTTTCATTTTGTGAATTACTATGCTTTTCTGTTTTGCAACCTTGTATTATTCTGTTGAATTATTTGCATGTTAATACTTAATAGGACAAGAAAATGGGAGGCCTTTCTGATATGGAACGAAGCTTTTAGAGAGTGCCTGCTCTACTAGATGGTAAATTTTTACTTACTCTCTAGTTTTAATTTATTTTACATTGGGTTGATGTCATAGTGTCTCTGCTTGTCAAACTGTCTGGGACTTGAGGATGGTGCATGGGGTTTCTCCAGCCTCTTATTGCAACTGTTTTGAATCTCCTCAAGGGGGAGCTGTTTTATTTTAGAAGCAAGAAAAAATATTAGCTTTAGCAAATAATTACACTGAGACACATCTGGAAACAGGTAGTCCAAGACTGGTCTGTTTCAGTTCCATTTTGGTCAGTTCTCAAGCATCTCTTGTTTCTGGTTTGATTCGGATTTGTGGTGAAACAGGTAAAAATTAGATTCCTTAAGTTTTCTTGTTCTACTTATTTTAGTTGATTGGCAGATTAAGCCAGCTATTAAAAAATTGATTCGGTATACTTAGTGTATATTTAGTATGCTTAATGTATCGTTTATGTCTGTTTTATCAGAAGGAAGCCACACTCGGTTGTCGTGATTAATATTCTTTGACTTTGTCCAGTAAAGCCGTCCCTGTGATTTCATTGGTAGTCACAGGCCCAACCCAACATATAGGTTACCGTCCTCTTTTTCTGATCTGGGCTTTAAGCAGTTATAACCGTCATTGATGTAGAATCTTATATGTgaaagaaacctattttgaggcatactcatttttttttgaggcatactcatccattatattatctagggtgggtttataaggggtgtctaaaagtagtgtaattacctatataccctaaataatttcaatttgtcatagttcccttatcctcaaaaacctaaaattaaaaatcaaaataaactttaaacttaaacatctaggactccaattcaataaagaaattaatcaaacaaaggaaacacgaatcgaagtgagcgatgttggaatgcgaaatccaaatctcaattgctcttagatgtattttagaatgtatgcgtaacaaacccatcttgtttttgattgattttattttgtttgatcggtagaatatgatttcaaagatgaaattagggttttcagaagatcagttcggctgatcttgcagtatcaattttgagccgaacttagtgtatgatttagagaaacactatgttcggctaatgcgactttacaatattttcagccgaacctcaattttccagccgaacctagtggatgattcagtttctgagtgaagttcggctgataacttttgagccgaacctctgtttttttgaaattatacctaggttcggctgatatttgaaattatacctaggttcggctgacaagttatcagccgaacctaggtataatttcaaaaaaacagaggttcggctcaaaagttatcagccgaactgttcatctggtcagcagatctgggttttaaaaattcatttttttggcagattcaacttataaaaggaaattaaacctcgatagaagtttacctctgatttgaatcacacattttggtcacttctaatcactaaaatctcaaaagtcaaaacccaagctttttttcttcacttcttcttcttcctctcaaaaatcccaactctctcacataaatttgatttttctactaattcaccactaataatttaatgtttaatcaatccttaaaattcataattaatcaattctaatcataatcatttacactaattatataagggtagttatgccattatcaaaaatggtggatgaggggtgatgttttttatttagtgatcctattttggcattatctagtatgcctcaaaaaaatctaatatgcctcaaaataggtttcctgtgaaaactacagtgagacccattctcccagatttttccactgAGAAACCCACGGACAGAAAACTTCAAGCGCGCTCCCTTTTTTGGGGAAAAACTTACTCCCAAACCCATATTTCTTAAAATTATGattttccttttatttcttctcCATTCGTAGTTTCTGGTTTCTGGTAATTTCTTTACAAACTTTGAGCAGAGGAATTGAGAGCAACTGATGTTCACCGGTTCGACGGAAGAACTTTGATTTCATGAACTTATTATCTCATAGTTTCCTTGTGATTTGACAAGTTTTTTTTCGTTTTTAGCTTTCTAGATCTGGGAACTTTTGTTCCAAATATCACATAAAATTCAACGAAAAGAACAACAACGCCTATTCTCCTTCACTTGTTTTCCACCTGAATTATGGGGCGAGATCGAGATGTGGATTCAGCTTATGGAATAGCAGATGGCATCACCGAAAGATCGATTCTTTACAACAACAATGCCTCTGTGGACTTCTTTCAACAACAATAACCAATTGATTTGGGGGTCTCTTCACcggcaacaacaacaatggattTGGAATTTTGATTGGTATTGGGTGATTTGGGGTTCGAGAAGATATTTTGACGGAAAAGAGATGAATCTGTGATGGCTAGCAGTTGGATTTCGAAATTCAGAGACAGAATGGGTTCTGGTTGTAAGCAAGAGACGATAAATCGCTGCCGGATAATAgaattgagatgggttttgtGCCGCTGTCAAATTGAGAGCAAAAAGAAGATCCTGGGTTATGTGATTTATGGGTTTGTGAAGGATTGGATTTCGAAAACATATGTGGTTAAGAATGGGTTTGATTTGGTTTCAGTTgatagagaagatgatgatgttctgCAGCCGAAGGAAAGAACGAAGGTTCAAATCGATAATTATGAAGAAATTCGAGGTGTGCTTGAGCTGCAGAGTTGAGATAAACAAGGAGCATTGTTCACTGTTGCTGGTGATCAAATGGGTTGTGTGGAGTAGTATTGAGATTCAAATGAAACTTGTTAATTTGCAGGTTAGTAATAAGGGTTTGTTATTGAAAGAGAATTTTTCAGAAAGACTTAATCTCTTCGTGAAtgcaatttttgccgaaaagaaAGCTTTAGTACCAGCATCATTTTCTCAAGCAAAATCTTTGGCTTAAACAGGATCCCGTCTGCtccaaaatatcaaaatcaaacaTGATACAAGTATTGGTTAGTTTactgaataaaataaaatagaatacaaCATCTTATAAAATGGGATAGGATGATTGAGATCATGGTCTTGCAGTTCGAATGTCTTGTAACTTGCCAGACTTTGAGACTTTACTGGAACTGATTGGTCTTGGTATGTGCatcttttgtatttttgtttgACTCTAATATGGATGATTTGTATTTTTGTCTGACTCTAATATGGATGTTGTTGGTCTTGGTATGTGCatcttttgtatttttgtttgACTCTAATATGGATGATTTGAAATGTATGCATGAATCTTttgtattgaaaccaacaacaacaaaaaaaggctgcataacttgtcatgcacctacaaaaatagcttttcttagtattgaaaccaacaaaaaataaggttgcataatttgtcatgcacctacaataatatctacataacatgttatgcagtcatgaaaatggatgcataaactGTTatacatccgaaaatatgactgcataatgcattatgcatcgagaaaattgtcgcacaatcttttatgcatcgagaaaatagatgcataacctgatatgcatccgtaaatttGGATGTacactgcattatgcatcaattttttatgtacgcactaaaatcaaccaaaacaatggctacaaaacttgttatagatgcataacttttttatgcagatgcataatttgttatgcagtcgagaaaatggttgcataattcgttatgtgtctgcataatgcgttatgcatcctttttggtggctgcataatggttatgtgtcaagttttcgaaaattttgcctaaaacgatgatcgcctccgattttttcatgaaaaacaaaattttgatattgttgtttgtactcgttgcgtagctctctttaaaagatttcca
This is a stretch of genomic DNA from Papaver somniferum cultivar HN1 chromosome 1, ASM357369v1, whole genome shotgun sequence. It encodes these proteins:
- the LOC113310301 gene encoding inactive protein kinase SELMODRAFT_444075-like isoform X2, with the protein product MTMTSQTVVVIQDASRDISFSAITWAEHGLLLKPGDRLILLGVLHQVNTPMGYKSKVDSSSMFGANRKVIEEEVARKKEEYHNNVELMKISNHYAEQKILFEVEVKVGSSPKMVAVEETRNVKAAWVILDRQMKKDKKYFTERLSCGIYRMKRDNNVEKLRGPVVRGHHKAYTEGSKTSNVTYDEMVPGSPDEDDLFSNEFSPRRSPIRKTVMGGDEGVYTDKRKPWSDTSRMTSFSKSKSNEHLTLEKVASSSSFNNPKDCSSFLQEEQSNINIPSKMAEVRTLDFIFEDQEMRQRKAKKVGTQAQDGKCNTLAELELLTTGLHAGAIEAELENSICTVCMNRRPNFGWMSDFTYADLQAATGGFSPENFLSEGGFGSVYRGKLGDLDIAVKQLNHASLQGEKEFKAEVHALSKARHKHVVMLLGSCSERSHRLLVYEFVCNGSLDKHLSDSTNKPLRWEHRMKIALGAAEGLDHLHENNIIHRDVRPNNILVTHDYEPLLGDFGLARTQHAGSDHSSETRVVGTFGYLAPEYAASGKVSTKTDVFSFGVVLLQLITGLRTTDKKLGEKSLVGWARPLLKERKYPDLIDKNLIDSHDVLQLFWTVRVAENCLRKNPDKRFSMKKVVYALTYLTNRVTVSGIEDFFPSKSYYASGLPQSNSWQNDGRMVEQESDATEIPSGSGTSDISELFPSASLTQTISTRSPTTSVSSQRSLSDIFSSESSAQTFSTAADTSASSQRSSSLSEKNDRREKAKFRSRIQVPYGEMLH
- the LOC113310301 gene encoding inactive protein kinase SELMODRAFT_444075-like isoform X1, with the protein product MTMTSQTVVVIQDASRDISFSAITWAEHGLLLKPGDRLILLGVLHQVNTPSTLSFMRAGKFLGYKSKVDSSSMFGANRKVIEEEVARKKEEYHNNVELMKISNHYAEQKILFEVEVKVGSSPKMVAVEETRNVKAAWVILDRQMKKDKKYFTERLSCGIYRMKRDNNVEKLRGPVVRGHHKAYTEGSKTSNVTYDEMVPGSPDEDDLFSNEFSPRRSPIRKTVMGGDEGVYTDKRKPWSDTSRMTSFSKSKSNEHLTLEKVASSSSFNNPKDCSSFLQEEQSNINIPSKMAEVRTLDFIFEDQEMRQRKAKKVGTQAQDGKCNTLAELELLTTGLHAGAIEAELENSICTVCMNRRPNFGWMSDFTYADLQAATGGFSPENFLSEGGFGSVYRGKLGDLDIAVKQLNHASLQGEKEFKAEVHALSKARHKHVVMLLGSCSERSHRLLVYEFVCNGSLDKHLSDSTNKPLRWEHRMKIALGAAEGLDHLHENNIIHRDVRPNNILVTHDYEPLLGDFGLARTQHAGSDHSSETRVVGTFGYLAPEYAASGKVSTKTDVFSFGVVLLQLITGLRTTDKKLGEKSLVGWARPLLKERKYPDLIDKNLIDSHDVLQLFWTVRVAENCLRKNPDKRFSMKKVVYALTYLTNRVTVSGIEDFFPSKSYYASGLPQSNSWQNDGRMVEQESDATEIPSGSGTSDISELFPSASLTQTISTRSPTTSVSSQRSLSDIFSSESSAQTFSTAADTSASSQRSSSLSEKNDRREKAKFRSRIQVPYGEMLH
- the LOC113310301 gene encoding inactive protein kinase SELMODRAFT_444075-like isoform X3; amino-acid sequence: MTMTSQTVVVIQDASRDISFSAITWAEHGLLLKPGDRLILLGVLHQVNTPSTLSFMRAGKFLGYKSKVDSSSMFGANRKVIEEEVARKKEEYHNNVELMKISNHYAEQKILFEVEVKVGSSPKMVAVEETRNVKAAWVILDRQMKKDKKYFTERLSCGIYRMKRDNNVEKLRGPVVRGHHKAYTEGSKTSNVTYDEMVPGSPDEDDLFSNEFSPRRSPIRKTVMGGDEGVYTDKRKPWSDTSRMTSFSKSKSNEHLTLEKVASSSSFNNPKDCSSFLQEEQSNINIPSKMAEVRTLDFIFEDQEMRQRKAKKVGTQAQDGKCNTLAELELLTTGLHAGAIEAELENSICTVCMNRRPNFGWMSDFTYADLQAATGGFSPENFLSEGGFGSVYRGKLGDLDIAVKQLNHASLQGEKEFKAEVHALSKARHKHVVMLLGSCSERSHRLLVYEFVCNGSLDKHLSDSTNKPLRWEHRMKIALGAAEGLDHLHENNIIHRDVRPNNILVTHDYEPLLGDFGLARTQHAGSDHSSETRVVGTFGYLAPEYAASGKVSTKTDVFSFGVVLLQLITGLRTTDKKLGEKSLVGWARPLLKERKYPDLIDKNLIDSHDVLQLFWTVRVAENCLRKNPDKRFSMKKFLVLKTSSPQNLIMLAACLSPTVGKMMGEWLNRKVMRQKYPLALAQVT